The window ATTTAATTAATAGAAAGTACGCGTACATTACGTACGAAGATGTGAAAGAAAACTTTCCCGATGATTTTGTACTAGGAATTCAAGCTCCTCCTGATACAGAATTAAGCGTACCAAATATATCACAGGTATCGTGTCTTCTTAAAGCTGGAAAGATGCACGTGGCTTTATATACATTTCATCATATTTATGTTTCCGCTGTTAGACCTCGGAGGAAgacgaaaaagaaataaattatgaaaTGTTTCTTAAAAGTAATTCCGGAGAGATTAAGGTCTACATGATTCAACCAGACTTAGCTAAAACGTACGATAATAAGATACTAGAGATGCGACTGCAAGAGGAAGCAAAGGGCACAAAGAGGGGCaaagaggaagacgaggagaagaaagaagagagtAATATTAAACCAAAGAGAAGAGTCGGAAGGTAAAGAAAGAAGGGTATAGAGAAATAAAGCGACTTGCTCTATTCGCATCAGAGATAGTAAGATAATATTTTTGACCTGCACAGAGCATatagtaataaattaataattgatcTTGTTAAGGGGATAAATAGATGTTAAGGAGAAATCTATTTGCTTGGTATAGATCATACAATACAGCGTTATCTTGCACGCGTATCTTGTGGTGCTATCGATATGTTGCATAGTCCTCTTTGAATTTCAGGCCACCAAAAGGAGCTAGCAAACCTGATCCTGTCATATCtgacgaggaagaagaagatgacgCCGAACTAATAGAAGCGAAGATTGTGCTTCGCGATGTTAGCACGTCAGGTAAATAACATACGCTCTTATGGTGTAAGTATAATAAATatcatatttttaattacacTGTGTGATTTCAGATATCGTCCAAAAGGATTTAGAACTATTCGATCAATTTTATTCCGACAGTAAGTAAGAACATTACGATCTTTCGACAAACGTACGGTAATAATAACCTTTGCCATCTTGCAAACTTTGCTTTCAGTTTACGGACCATTAGTTAGATTAAGCCCGCCGCCCAACGAGAAGGATTATCACTTTAATCTTAGCGAAAACGAAGGGATTTCTGACTTGTTCGATATTACAGCAAAATGAGTAATATGCTATGAGCTAAACGATTGGATGGTTTATAGATCAGACTGTGCCAATAATGTGCAAGatcgcagaaaaaaaatttgttgacaaTTTCTGAAGGCTGTTCtgtgtatataattttaaagaatggATGTGGATAATGATCATTGGATACATgcagtatttttttattgttagaaatagaaaaaatagtgcAGAACtatagaaagaaaaaaggagaattgTTTACACAGTCGATTTTGTTGGATCTTTATTTGATATAATAATAGGTAATTTTGACAGATTCTTTGTAATCTACGATGTGATTTATTTCTGTAGGTTTGCTTACAAATTCGAGCCTTATATGCATACGAAACAAAAGCATCAGGTCTTTTATTTATAACAATCGCATATAAGGATGAtaataaagaattaaatatttttatgaatattgtGTTTATAATTAACATTGCTTCTATAGACGTTCACAGATTTCTCATTGAACTACATAATTCTTTTATGTACACAAATTCAGATAAAAATCATTCGAGCCATCGTAACTGCACGATAGGGTGATATACAAGTACGCGTGTACTTGGATGCTGTTTACAATCCACTTTCTATATACATTATACGTTCGTTACTGCATTCAATGACATTTAATTAAGTTTGTGAATACTGTAGTTATTTAAGAGAAATAAAGTTTAAACGGAGAATATGGTACAAGCGAAAAGACTAAGACTGCCATAGTTCACTCGAAAGAGAAGACCACATTTCTAGAAAGTTTGACTCGctgtacaaatacaaatacagaTTATTTTAATCGGCAAACGTTTTGTTTTAAACCTTATCGCGACCCATTTAAGCTTCACGGATTATACATTCAACAGCGGTCTGCACCTTGTTCAATTTCACCGACATCTAACACATTCCAACAATGTTTTTGTCCTCTCGTTACCTATCGTTATCGATACCGTTTCATACGTAATCGAACGGCGACGCGTGGTGACTCGCATGATATATCAAACTGGCGGAAAAACTGCACTCGAAAGACGCGAAATTATCAAGGACAGATAAGAATGGATCGACTAGTTTCGTCATCATTGGTGGATTTGCGCGCGTCGTCCCGCGAGTCCCGCGAGTCTCACCTCAGCCATTTGCCAGTATGCGCGTGTTTCCGGAGTAGTGAATCATTTCCAGATGTGTCAAGTGTGCGGGGCCGACATCTCATACGATACGAATCCGCGGTGCAGCGAGCTTCCTCGCGTCACGTTCGAACAGACCGCGGTAACGAGCTAACGAGATCGACGTTTCGCCCACCGATCGAAAAAAGGTACGCTGAGCGAGTAAAATGCAGGGAACGAAAGAAACGAGCACTGTACACGTCCCAACGAAGGTATTACATCATGAATCTTAACGAGTTCATGCCCCCCCTCGATAATTCATCAATACGCGAAATCGATAAATAGAACGGCCACAAAAATGCATGACAATTCGGTTGACAAAAAGTTTGAGTGATGTTTCTCGATCGTGTATACTACTGTAGCGTATACATAGGCAAGCGCATCTCTATTTCTGAAACATCGATTGCACGCGCTCACACGCGCTCTCTTGTTTGGCGCGCTACATCGCTCAGTCCGAACCGATCTGTCACGCGCCACGGGAAAAGCTTGCGTGCAGTTTGTAAAATATTTCCGAATGAAGCTATATAATGATGTAATACATATGCTGAGACAAATAAATCTTTGAAACGAAACCATAGTCTTGATTgtctattaaaattttaagtttcgctcgatccgTTTGTGGTTTCTGTCGCAAATCTTCTAGAGAAATCCTGCAATGAGTTTTCTCGGACAtgtattttatgtataaataaactTGCTTGCATTTCAGTGACGACATTAGAAATGcgtgttatttttgtaaaattccgCGAGGTATCGCAAAAGTATCCGATTGTAAGAGGGATGGCTTCTTACACTATCATATGGCCAACAGGAAGTCTACTGCAACAGAAGCTTGCTGGAAATGAGGAATTGAATTACATACAAGCGTTGAGATTCAGCTTGTATGGTGGATTTTTTGTGGCCCCGACATTGTATTGTTGGATAAGATGCTCCTCGCATTTCTGGCCAAAATCGGATCTCAAATCTGCTATTACCAAAGTATAATATTATTCGTTACAGCCGTTTCTCTATATAAGGTGGATTATATGAATAATcggtgaaattgattttttaggCTTTAATCGAACAAGTCACGTATAGTCCTACTGCGATGTGCTGTTTCTTCTTCGGTATGAACTTACTCGAACTGAAACCAGTAGCAGAATGTGTGGAAGAAGTTAAACAAAAGTTTTGGCCCACCTACAAAGTAAACTTTATGCGCTATAcatgcaatatatatataatacatatctatatagtAAACGATgtaaaaataattcattttcagATTGGTGTCTGCGTGTGGCCTGTACTACAAACTATCAACTTCTTCCTAATCCCAGAACACAATCGCGTAGTTTATGTAAGTTTTTGTAGTTTAATTTGGACGTCTTTTTTGTCCTACATGAAAGCATTGGAACAGAAGCGAATAGAAGCATTAAAAAATGACAGTAATACGAAACACAAAGATCATGAAGATAGTCTGAGTGttgaaacccttgtacaaataGAAGATCAAAGTAAACGAGTACCTGTTATAGAATGAACGTTCTTAGGGAATATTTTTAGCTGAATTTATTGAATTGTACATAAAATCTATTATGCTGCATGAGAAGGTCAATTCAAGTGCCTGTCCTTTGCAGTGCAAGATGAGTTGAAAAACACAAGTGTACGTACATGTGTGCAATATGTGTCTGTATATTGTAGTAGATAGAGTATAAAATTAATGACGCGATGCAATCATGAAAAGAAAATGGAAATCATGAACGTATGTAAAAAAGTGTTCCTTCgtcgaatttaatatttattgcgAATTTATTGTTGACAATAACTTATATTTATTGttagtaaaaataaattaattgttgTTAAACAGctgttattcaatatttatcCTCATATTTCtatgaatttttgtatttttccttATTTAGTGTTTAGGATTTATCGCTTCTTTCTGATATTCAACATGTCTCGCTACTGGCACCTAGCGATGCCACTCGTGAACTAAACTCCCCTCTCGAAATGTGCGTCATGGTCATGAACAGTCATGAACACTGATGCGGAAATGCACAGTGATGCCAGAAATGCCAGCATCGTGGTACGTGGGACAAATGCATACCCCCACCATGACGTACCGTTTCCCACTTTGCTGTGGTCGGGAGTTCAAATCCCAGTGCGGCGGTTCTaacttctcagtagaataaacacttgaaaattattaatttgcaaagcactttttttctgaaaattattgcagcTGGCTGACGTACGATGTTAGTCTTCCGCTGTTCTCCgtatatacataaacagaaataaacacATAATTGAAATCATGATTATAATTGTAcacgaaaaaatgtaaatattacaGATATAGTTACTCGATCAGGGCGGATTAAATGTAGAAATAACAGACGCATGTATATGTCATCTATATTCATCTATAACTACTGCATggttataaaatatttagcaaatAAGAACGTACTATAAACCCATTAATACAGTGCTAGCGGCAACAGGGCTTTGCGAGGGTGCGCTAGCTTGTCGCACGCTCATTTCCCAAGTGTCCAACAATTGAGATACAGAGAAACGGCGCGGAAGCTTTGTTATACGCGCGTTCAACGCTTTTTGAACAGCACAGAGGAATGTCGTGGCATATTCGTGGGGTGCCATGACACAGCGCGGAGGTGTTAAGGGATAATCCGCGGGAACCGTGACTGATACTGGCGGAACGCACGGAAGATGACGATCATCCAGCCAGCATATCAACTGAATACACTTTGACCCATTTTGTTGTGCTGGATCAAGACTGAcctgtaaataaatataaaaatgtaattacaGTTTTGTGCGTTAGATAAAATGACAGCTTGAAGGCAAATAAATTACCTTAAACCGTTGATCTAACCGAGCTATTTCTCCTTGTAATACGTCCGGTATGTCGCTAGAGGACTCTTCTATTTTTTGCTTCTTTAGTGGCGGCGGTAAACTCCTATTTGCATaggtaatgttttattaataacaccttgtaatataattatttgtaAACGAACATAAATATTACTTACTTTATTTCTGGACCAAATAAAGCTTCTAAGCATGGACCAAAAGTACGCTGTAACGTGTGATTTACAACTGGACTTTGGAGGTGCGTGCTTACTGCTTCCAAGAGTGGACTGAAGAAGTGATGTTCTTTCAGAGTAGTTACAGGTGGTCCTACACTAGCGTCACTACGTTTGAAGTCCACTTTTTCGAGAACTGCCTCGCACTTCAGTAGTGTTTCCATCGGCATACGTTTACTAGGATTTGATAAAATCTCTAGCAGTTTCTTCATTTTACTTAATTTCTCGACATctgtgaaataaagaaatatgtaaatggttgtgtgtgtgtgtgtgtgcgtgcgtgcgtgcgtgtgttaATATCAATGCCAGTGTCGGAATTACTTACTTCCATCGTTACCCATTTTTGCAATCATTCTCCGTAAAGGTTCGATGTATTTACTCAATTGTCTAACTTTATCTCTATATGCATGATCTTCCTGCTGTGGACTTGGGGTAGCTCCTACGCCTCCAGGTGTGTTTAAAGAACTGCTAGGAGACGGTGCCATGCCTTATTTAACACGAATTCGTTGTTAGAATTTTCATTCGCGATAATCAATTTGGTATTGGTAATCCTTATGTTGCAAATAATTTCAACATACCCACAGATCGTTGTGGCACTGCCATTATAGCATGTTGTGGACTTGGCGATGGAACTAACGCAGGAGATGCTACCATCTGATTACtgcaaagtaaattttttaactataatttcaattttcgatACATGCCGAAATACTTATATGAGAATGCATTAACATGTTTGCAACAAGTGTTCTAAGATAATAACCTTGACGGTGCACCTAAGCCAGCTGGACTTGGAGCCGATGGTGATGGGCTTTGTCGTAAAAACTGATTTGCTGTAACGTTCCGAGAACCTGGGAATCCAGTGTTTATCATTTCACCTGGCTAAAATAGAATAAACACTTGTTAGCGCCTTAAAACGCTGGTGTTGATGCATCAATCTTTCATTCCTGTGTACCTTTCTTTGCATATGACTTAATTGTTGCTGCATTTGAGCAGGACCTAATTGCCCTGGAGCAATTTGGCTCATCTGCTGCGGCATGCTGGTTGGAATTCCGCTTATAGATCCGCCAATTTGATTACCCATTTGATTGGACAATTGATTTTGCATTTGAGTCTGAAAGAGAACATAATTTCTTAGTTACTTCTAAATTTAGTATGATAAATTAGAAGTACACGCTTTACCAAAATAAATACATACCTGCATGTTTTGCTGCATTTGTCCAGTAGTGATTTGTCCCATTTGATTGGGTACTACTTGATTCATTTGTTGAGGAATATTTCCCTGTCCCATTTGATTCATCTGTGTCAACATTGCATTATTCTGCATCGTCTGAATTGGACCCATATGACTCATTGGACCATTAGCTTGGGCAGGCATCATACCCATCCCTTGCATTTTATTTTGCATACTTTGCATGGTCATAGGTTGTCCAGGACGTTGGTTTAAACTTTGTAATACTAAAAGATGAAATTATagtacaaaataaattattcattgTCCATAAACGTTTAGTTATATCAttctacaaaaatttattttaagttttaatGTAATTGCAGTAGAGTATTCGTGCAGGGTCAATTGTAATTCGAGGTACAACCCAGAAAGCAGTGAATCTTCATCTTAGCAAGTACTTGTTGAATACACACGTGATCGTGTTCAACTTTCTCAAACAGTTTGTCCATAATATTATTACTTGGACCATACCGCTGCTGTCAACGTTTGCAAATAAATTCTATTGCAATAGAAGATTACCCCTTCCTCAATTGTACACCTCATCTTATACATACAAAAAGATACAAgtacatttttcacaaaatatatacatatatatctatatgttcattttaatatataattcatTTGTATAACTAAAAGgtaaataatactttgaaaGATATAATTTGGAATTACATAAATGCatcataaataaagaaaatatcttCCTGCTGCCTAAATTCAAGTATAAAGTTGCAATAGACATTATCTATAATCTCTTAATATATCTTGATAAGTTACAATATTAAGGTAATAATGTTTATTCGTCAAAACTCTCGTTTTCAATGGTAGTTCCTCCATTCAGAAATACCTGAAATGCTTCCATTAAAGGCAAATCAAAAAACGTTCTCAATTTCTCTTCTAGcgtatttatgtacattttctttgcttctttcgaTACTACTGCATTGTATAGTATTTCATATTCAAGATTCTCAACTTCTATATTTTCATCCAATGCCAGCTCCACAACAATAATATCTTCAGAGTTCATTTGTTCCAAGCTTTTCGGCCATCCCTTTTCTTTTAGCAATACTTTTACGTTGTTCAAAGATTCATTTATTTGAAATTCTATATCATTATAAGTTTCTTTCACTTTATCGATAGCTTGGTATATAAATGTTAATCTGTGTACAAAAATCTCCAGTAAAAACTTGATCTTGCGTACTTTTCTAAGGACCCATGTTTCAATAGGATTGTAGACACCCCTTTCCATCTTGATATGAAACTGCGCTAAGTCTGGCAATCGGCTATGCCCTGAACTGACGTACCATTTGcgcaataatttaatatattcaaGCGTTATCTTGAATTTGATGCCTGGTATATGAGTTTCATTAATGGTAGGTTTATAAATATAACATACACGATTATCTTGTAATTTGACTGCCATGCCACACTGCTCTTTGACCTCTTGCGCAAGATCTGCATGTTCGCGTAATTCATGTTGCCATGCCTTATGCAATTCTTCTGCATCATTTCTATCATGAATGTACTGGTAAAATGCAGCATGAGA is drawn from Andrena cerasifolii isolate SP2316 chromosome 8, iyAndCera1_principal, whole genome shotgun sequence and contains these coding sequences:
- the Med15 gene encoding mediator complex subunit 15, which produces MATDENSWRTQSFRQSVIAKIDEAVQMSGMPTTKNSIDMENHVFQKAKTKEEYLGFVARLILHVRELNNKKGAGGAASGTPGSGNQGMPDPIGALQTLARQGTGNNQMMGMNGPGPNPQGIIQQPPSNTATNLLQSLNQRPGQPMTMQSMQNKMQGMGMMPAQANGPMSHMGPIQTMQNNAMLTQMNQMGQGNIPQQMNQVVPNQMGQITTGQMQQNMQTQMQNQLSNQMGNQIGGSISGIPTSMPQQMSQIAPGQLGPAQMQQQLSHMQRKPGEMINTGFPGSRNVTANQFLRQSPSPSAPSPAGLGAPSSNQMVASPALVPSPSPQHAIMAVPQRSVGMAPSPSSSLNTPGGVGATPSPQQEDHAYRDKVRQLSKYIEPLRRMIAKMGNDGNVEKLSKMKKLLEILSNPSKRMPMETLLKCEAVLEKVDFKRSDASVGPPVTTLKEHHFFSPLLEAVSTHLQSPVVNHTLQRTFGPCLEALFGPEIKSLPPPLKKQKIEESSSDIPDVLQGEIARLDQRFKVSLDPAQQNGSKCIQLICWLDDRHLPCVPPVSVTVPADYPLTPPRCVMAPHEYATTFLCAVQKALNARITKLPRRFSVSQLLDTWEMSVRQASAPSQSPVAASTVLMGL
- the LOC143372349 gene encoding mpv17-like protein, translated to MRVIFVKFREVSQKYPIVRGMASYTIIWPTGSLLQQKLAGNEELNYIQALRFSLYGGFFVAPTLYCWIRCSSHFWPKSDLKSAITKALIEQVTYSPTAMCCFFFGMNLLELKPVAECVEEVKQKFWPTYKIGVCVWPVLQTINFFLIPEHNRVVYVSFCSLIWTSFLSYMKALEQKRIEALKNDSNTKHKDHEDSLSVETLVQIEDQSKRVPVIE
- the LOC143372346 gene encoding transcription factor E2F5 isoform X1, which gives rise to MADNQQSRFEKSLGLLTTRFVTLLQKAKDGVLDLKVAADILEVRQKRRIYDITNVLEGIGLIEKKSKNSIQWKGAGPGCNTQEVGEKLTDLKDEIKKLEDHEQLLDMHTQWIQQSIKNIENDLINRKYAYITYEDVKENFPDDFVLGIQAPPDTELSVPNISQTSEEDEKEINYEMFLKSNSGEIKVYMIQPDLAKTYDNKILEMRLQEEAKGTKRGKEEDEEKKEESNIKPKRRVGRPPKGASKPDPVISDEEEEDDAELIEAKIVLRDVSTSDIVQKDLELFDQFYSDIYGPLVRLSPPPNEKDYHFNLSENEGISDLFDITAK
- the LOC143372346 gene encoding transcription factor E2F5 isoform X2, whose amino-acid sequence is MADNQQSRFEKSLGLLTTRFVTLLQKAKDGVLDLKAADILEVRQKRRIYDITNVLEGIGLIEKKSKNSIQWKGAGPGCNTQEVGEKLTDLKDEIKKLEDHEQLLDMHTQWIQQSIKNIENDLINRKYAYITYEDVKENFPDDFVLGIQAPPDTELSVPNISQTSEEDEKEINYEMFLKSNSGEIKVYMIQPDLAKTYDNKILEMRLQEEAKGTKRGKEEDEEKKEESNIKPKRRVGRPPKGASKPDPVISDEEEEDDAELIEAKIVLRDVSTSDIVQKDLELFDQFYSDIYGPLVRLSPPPNEKDYHFNLSENEGISDLFDITAK